One part of the Rutidosis leptorrhynchoides isolate AG116_Rl617_1_P2 chromosome 1, CSIRO_AGI_Rlap_v1, whole genome shotgun sequence genome encodes these proteins:
- the LOC139895393 gene encoding uncharacterized protein: protein MAALTFNHLEKKMLVEQIFKKSIETNQLAAIVEEDEHCWMTNIIEFLKTGTLPADDKEAKKIRVKAPMYELRDDVLYEKPYLGPSFCCVGPKQAERIIDEVYSGACALHSVFRTVAEKIKRVGYYWPGMYNDAAERMRVCQQCQLHAPISKSSAPPKDPHNIIMALLQMGYRYSGTISRWIWFGILNEIVSDNAMQFKGEPFRSWCQGLNIKQSLTSVVHPQANGQCEVTNRDIVHAIKARIGKQ, encoded by the exons ATGGCTGCACTGACATTCAATCATCTTGAGAAAAAAATGTTGGTCGAGCAAATCTTCAAGAAATCCATTGAAACCAATCAACTAGCTGCCATCGTGGAAGAAGATGAGCATTGCTGGATGACCAACATAATTGAATTCCTGAAAACAGGTACGCTGCCCGCAGATGATAAGGAAGCCAAAAAGATAAGAGTCAAAGCGCCAATGTACGAGTTGCGTGATGATGTGCTCTACGAAAAACCGTATCTTGGACCAAGCTTTTGCTGTGTTGGCCCCAAGCAAGCCGAAAGGATCATAGACGAAGTTTACTCAGGAGCTTGCGCTTTGCACTCTGTCTTCCGAACGGTGGCAGAAAAAATCAAAAGGGTGGGTTATTACTGGCCTGGTATGTACAACGATGCGGCAGAAAGGATGCGGGTATGCCAACAATGTCAATTGCATGCGCCCATCAGTAAAAGCTCCGCGCCACCCAAAGATCCCCATAACATCATCATGGCCCTTTTGCAAATGGGCTATCGATATAGTGGGACCATTTCTCGCTGGATCTG GTTCGGCATCCTAAATGAAATAGTAAGCGATAACGCGATGCAATTCAAAGGAGAACCTTTTCGCAGTTGGTGTCAAGGGCTGAACATAAAACAAAGCTTAACGTCGGTTGTGCACCCTCAAGCTAATGGACAATGCGAAGTCACCAACAGGGATATAGTCCACGCGATCAAGGCAAGGATAGGAAAGCAATGA